One region of Populus trichocarpa isolate Nisqually-1 chromosome 4, P.trichocarpa_v4.1, whole genome shotgun sequence genomic DNA includes:
- the LOC18098136 gene encoding SEC1 family transport protein SLY1 has product MALNLRQKQTECIIRMLNLNQPLNATGTTNEEVYKILIYDKFCQNILSPLIHVKDLRKHGVTLYFLIDKDRKPVHDVPAVYFVQPSKVNVQRIVADASQSLYDSFHLNFSSSIPRPLLEDLASGTLNSESIDKISKVHDQYLEFVTLENNLFSLAQKSCYVQLNDPSAGDREIEEIVEKVASGLFSVLATLAVVPVIRCPRGGPAEMVASVLDQKLRDHLLSKNNLFTEGGGFASSFQRPVLCLFDRNFELSVGIQHDFRYRPLVHDVLGLRLNRLSVQGEKGGMRSYELDSSDPFWVANGSLEFPEVAVEIETQLNKYKKDVDEVNRRTGETDGAEFDGTDLIGNTKHLMNAVNSLPELTERKQVIDKHTNIATVLLGEIKERSLDSYAKKENDMMVRGGIDRNELLGVLRGKGTKIDKLRFAIIYLICSESINQSEVEAIETALRESEVDNCAFQYVKKMKSLNVSLASANSASRSNIVDWAEKLYGQSISAVTAGVKNLLSSDRQLALTRTVEALMEGKPNPEVDSYLVFDPRAPKSGSGTSSSHLKGPFKEAIVFMIGGGNYMEYGSLQEFAQRQQPVKHVIYGTTEILTGMEFVEQLTVLGQKMGLGSSVAPPAPTH; this is encoded by the exons ATGGCTCTCAATCTGCGTCAAAAACAAACAG AATGTATAATCCGGATGCTAAATCTGAACCAACCTTTGAATGCAACTGGTACTACTAATGAAGAGGTTTACAAGATCTTGATCTATGATAAGTTTTGTCAAAATATACTATCTCCATTGATTCATGTCAAGGATCTGAGAAAACATGGGGTTACTCTTTATTTCCTTATTGATAAGGATCGAAAGCCTGTCCATGATGTCCCTGCTGTGTACTTTGTTCAACCAAGTAAAGTTAATGTTCAGAGGATTGTTGCTGATGCGTCACAATCGCTTTATGATAGCTTCCACCTGAATTTTTCGTCGTCCATTCCTCGTCCACTTCTTGAGGATCTTGCATCTGGGACATTGAATTCAGAGTCTATAGATAAGATTTCAAAGGTGCATGATCAGTATTTGGAGTTTGTGACTTTGGAGAATAATTTGTTTTCGTTGGCACAGAAGTCTTGCTATGTTCAGTTGAATGATCCGTCTGCTGGTGATAGAGAGATTGAGGAGATTGTTGAGAAGGTTGCTAGTGGGTTATTTTCTGTGTTGGCAACACTTGCGGTTGTGCCAGTTATTAGGTGTCCGCGTGGTGGCCCAGCAGAGATGGTGGCATCAGTGCTGGATCAGAAGTTGAGGGATCATTTATTGTCGAAGAACAATTTGTTTACAGAAGGTGGGGGTTTTGCGAGCTCTTTTCAGAGGCCAGTTTTGTGTCTATTTGATCGGAATTTTGAATTGTCAGTGGGAATACAGCATGATTTTAGGTATCGTCCTCTTGTTCATGATGTTCTTGGCTTGAGGCTTAATAGGTTGAGTGTGCAAGGGGAAAAGGGTGGGATGAGGTCATATGAGTTGGACAGTTCTGATCCATTTTGGGTGGCAAATGGGTCTCTAGAGTTTCCTGAAGTTGCAGTGGAAATTGAGACTCAGTTGAACAAGTACAAGAAGGATGTTGATGAGGTGAATAGGAGGACTGGAGAAACTGATGGGGCTGAATTTGACGGGACGGATTTGATCGGGAACACAAAGCATTTGATGAATGCTGTGAACTCCCTGCCTGAACTGACAGAACGGAAGCAGGTGATTGATAAACACACGAACATTGCAACTGTTTTGTTGGGTGAGATCAAGGAGAGGTCTCTTGATTCCTATGCGAAAAAAGAGAATGACATGATGGTCAGAGGAGGGATTGATCGGAATGAACTTTTGGGTGTGCTTAGAGGGAAAGGAACCAAGATTGATAAACTTAGATTTGCAATCATTTACCTTATATGTTCTGAAAGTATTAATCAATCAGAAGTGGAAGCAATTGAAACTGCTCTTAGGGAGTCTGAGGTTGATAATTGTGCATTCCAGTACGTGAAGAAAATGAAGTCCTTGAATGTTTCATTGGCATCAGCAAATTCTGCCAGTCGAAGTAACATTGTTGATTGGGCTGAAAAACTTTATGGGCAGTCAATTAGTGCTGTGACAGCTGGCGTGAAGAATTTATTATCTAGTGATAGACAGCTGGCATTAACGAGGACTGTGGAAGCTTTGATGGAGGGGAAGCCAAATCCTGAAGTTGATTCTTACCTTGTGTTTGATCCACGTGCTCCCAAGTCAGGTTCTGGTACCAGTAGCAGCCATCTGAAAGGGCCATTTAAAGAAGCTATAGTGTTTATGATTGGTGGTGGTAATTATATGGAGTATGGCAGCTTGCAAGAATTTGCACAGCGTCAGCAGCCTGTCAAGCATGTTATATATGGAACAACAGAGATTCTCACAGGAATGGAGTTTGTTGAGCAGCTTACAGTGTTGGGACAGAAGATGGGATTGGGTAGTAGTGTTGCTCCCCCTGCTCCAACCCACTAG